TCGCCCTGGTGACGATCGTCGGGCCGCAGATCGCTTTTACCGTCGTCGGCGCGACCTGGATCGAGAACCTGTTTTCCATACCCGGCCTCGGCACCATGCTCGGCAACGCCTTCCAGGCGAACGACTATCCGCTGGCGGTGACCTCGATTTTCATTTTATCGCTGCTGGTGATGCTCATGAGTCTGCTCGTCGATATCGTCTACAGCCTGTTGGATCCTCGCGTGAAGCTGGGGTCGTAAGCCTGCAACAATTTTGGAAACAAAGGAGGAGCTCACGTGAGTACAGCCCAAAGCATTGCGGGGGTCCAGACGATCCCGGAGCGGAAAATAACGCGCGGATCGCTGGCATGGCGGCGGTTCTCGAAGAACCGTCTGGCGGTTGTGGGATTGGTGTGGGTGGCCATTGTACTGGTCATTGCGGTCATCGGGCCGCTGATCGCGCCGTACGGCTACGAACAGGCGAATTATATCCACGCGAACGAGGCGCCGAGCTGGAGCTTTCCGTTCGGCACGGACAGCCTCGGCCACGATATGTTCAGCGAAATTATTTACAGCATCCGGTTCGCCTGCGTCATTGCAATCGGGGCGACGGCCGTCGCGTTCGTCATCGGCGCGGTGCTCGGACTCTGGGCCGGCTTCGCCGGTAGGGTGACGGACAATATCATCATGCGGCTCGTCGATCTGATGTTTGCGTTTCCGTCTTATTTCCTGAACCTGATCCTGGTTGTGTCGCTGGGCCGGGGGCTGTTCCCGATTTTCCTCTCGATCGGCATTACCCAGTGGGCGGGCCATGCGCGGCTGATCCGCGGGCTGGTGCTGACGCTGAAAAACGGGGAAATGGTGGAAGCCGCCCGCTCGCTCGGCGCGACCCGGTTTCATATCGCCCGGCACTACCTGCTGCCGAACATTATCGGAAGCGTTATCGTGTCGCTGTCGTTCAGCCTGCCGACGGCCATGACGCTGGACGCCGCGCTGAGCGTCGTCGGGCTCGGCCTGCAGCCGCCGATGCCAAGCTTCGGTAACCTGATGACCGCGGGCGGGCAAAATATTCTCGGATTTCCGTGGATGCTTTATTTTCCCGCCGGCGTGTTCGCGCTGACGCTGCTGTCGTTCCTGTTCGTCGGTAACGGCCTGCAGCTGGCACTCAACCCGAAAGGAGATGCGTAAGCATGGCGCCTTTGCTCGAGGTTCGAAATCTGCACGCAGCGTTTGACCGGCCGGGCGGCAAAGTGTACGCCGTGAACGGCGTCGATTTTGCGGTGGAGCCCGGCGAAACGCTCGGCATCGTCGGCGAAAGCGGATCGGGGAAATCCGTATCCATCCTGTCGCTGCTCGGTCTGATCGGCACGAACGGCCGCGTCACCGGGGGGCAGGCTTTGTTCGAGGGCAGGGACCTTCTCGCATTATCGAAAAGGGAGCTGCGGGCGCTGCGCGGCCGGGAAATCGGCGTCGTATTCCAGGATCCGATGACAAGCC
This genomic window from Paenibacillus humicola contains:
- a CDS encoding ABC transporter permease, with product MSTAQSIAGVQTIPERKITRGSLAWRRFSKNRLAVVGLVWVAIVLVIAVIGPLIAPYGYEQANYIHANEAPSWSFPFGTDSLGHDMFSEIIYSIRFACVIAIGATAVAFVIGAVLGLWAGFAGRVTDNIIMRLVDLMFAFPSYFLNLILVVSLGRGLFPIFLSIGITQWAGHARLIRGLVLTLKNGEMVEAARSLGATRFHIARHYLLPNIIGSVIVSLSFSLPTAMTLDAALSVVGLGLQPPMPSFGNLMTAGGQNILGFPWMLYFPAGVFALTLLSFLFVGNGLQLALNPKGDA